Part of the Vigna radiata var. radiata cultivar VC1973A unplaced genomic scaffold, Vradiata_ver6 scaffold_86, whole genome shotgun sequence genome is shown below.
ATGTAAATTCGAAATGAGCATCTGTATCTGATTTTCGTAATGGGGAAAGGGAAAGGAACTCCATATAAATAGAGTTCCAAAAAGGGGGAAAACaaaaaactgaaaaacaaaaacaaacaaacagaaAAACACTGTCCTAACACGACAATGAAGAGAATCGAACGATTCTCAACACCCTCCCTTCAAGCTGGACGGTGTATATTGACCAGTCCAAGCTTGGGAACAATGTCTTTGAAGCAAACGCGATGCGGGAATTTGGTGAAGACGTCGGCCAGCTGTTCGTCAGATCGCACTAGGAGAAGATGCAGAAGTCCTTCTTAGAATTTTTCACGAACAACGTGACAGTCAAGCTCGGTATGCTTGGTCCGTTCGTGGAAGCTCTGGTTATGAGCAATGTGACGAGCAGATTTGTTGTCGCAGTATAGAACAGGGATTCTAGATTCTTCAATTTGAAGATCTTGTAATAGGCAGTGGAGCCACTGTATTTCACATACAGTGGCAGCTAGGGCTCTGTACTCAGCTTCAGTAGATGATCTGGAAACAATTCTCTGCTTTTTAGACTTCCAGGAAATGAGAGATGTCCCGAGAAAGATACAAAATCCTGTAGTGGACCTTCTGGTATTGGGACAGGTAGCCCAATCTGAGTCACTAAAGCCTTTTAAATGCATAGAAGAATCAGCAGAGAAAAATAGCCCTTCACTTGGTGTAGATTTTATGTATCTAAGCACATGTTGAACAACCCGATAGTGATGTTCTGTAGGTGACTGCATAAATTGGCTAAGTAAGTTAATAGTGTAACATAGGTCAAGTCTAGTATTTGTAAGGTAAAGTAACTTCCCTATTAATCTTCTGTAAGGTCCAGGATCATCAAGATAACTATCCAATTTGTATAAAGGGCTTGTGTCCCTTAGGAAAGGAGTAGTAGAAGGTTTGCACCCTTCCATTCCAATTTCTTCAAGTATGTCCAAGGCATACTTTCTTTGACATAGGTGAATTCCTCTTTTAGATCTGGCAACTTCCAagccaagaaaatatttgagttctCCAAGATTCTTTATACGAAATTTATTGTGTAAGAGTTCTTTGATGCAATTGATCTCTTCCATAGAATTTCCTGCCAAcacaatgtcatccacatatacaaGCAAAGCAGTGAAACAAGTGTCTGTTCTTTTAGTAAATAATGAGTGATCAGATTTGGATTGTTTGTAATCAACAGAAATTAGATAAGAGGAcaatttttcaaaccattgTCGGCTTGCTTGTTTCAATCCATATAAGGATTTAGTTAGTTTGCAAACCTGCCCCTCTTTGTGAATGTCCAGTCTTGGAGGTGGTTGCATATAAACCTCTTCATTGAGATCACCATGAAGAAACACATTGTCAACATCAAGTTGATGTAAGAACCAATTCTTAGAGGCTGCAAGAGCTATCAAAAGTCTAACAGTAGTTAGTTTAGCAACTGGTGAAAAAGTGTCAAGGTAGTCTATTCCCTCCTGTTGAGTATACCCTTTTGCAACTAAACAGGCTTTATGCCTCTCAATGCTACCATCGGCTTTATACTTAGTTTTATATACCCACTTGCAGCCTATAGGGGTTTTTGCTGGAGGCAACTGAGTTAGAGACCAAGTGTCATTATCTTGCAATGCTTTAATCTCCCTCTGCATTGCCTCAACCCATTGTCTTATACCTTTGGCTTCATTATAAGTCCGAGGCTCTCTATTTCCAGTGACAGCCATGATGTAATTGGAGTGTTTCTCTGACAAATTGTCACAACACAACAATTTAGAAATCGGATATggagttttgaaattatttttcatagtTAAGGATTGGTTCACCTGATGAACATAATCTTCCAGATATGCAGGGGTCTTTCTGGCCCTCTCAGATATTCTCTGTTTATGATTCTCTTGGTTATTATCGATGTTGACAGGAATCTGCAACTCATCTTCTTGATTAAATCCTTCTAGCCCATCATGTCTGTCTTCATTAGTAGGATAGTAGTCCTTTGagaaatcaataaaagattcatcttcatctctctcattgTTTATGCTTTGCTGGCTGTCTTGAGTATTCTTATAGGGAAAAACATCTTCATGGAATATCACATTTCTACTTATAAAAAGTTCTTTGTTGTTTATGTCTAAAACAATATAACCTTTAACACCACTTTTATATCCTAGAAAAACTCCTTTTCTAGCTCTAGGATCCAGTTTGTTTCTATTGGTTTCAAGAGTAGAAGCAAATTAAGATCTAAGTAAGTAGGTGGAAGATTATAAAGCATATCATGAGGGGTTTTATTTCCAATAGTGGGAGAAGGGAGTCTGTTTATTAGATAGACAACATGTCCTACAACATATGACCAGTAAACCTTAGGTAtattagaatgaaaaagaaggTTGTGTGtcacatttaaaatatgttgGTGTTTTCTTTCAACTACAGAGTTTTGTTCTGGAGTTTCAACACAACTTTTTTGATGAATGATTCCATGCATATCATAGAAATTGACACAATTAAATTTTGGCCCATTGTCTGATCTaacaattttaatcattttgttaaattgatttttaactttGATGACAAAATTTTGCAATAAGTCTCTGGTTTGTCCCTTGTTATTCATTAGGAAAACCCGTGTGTGTCTGCTATAATCGTCAACTATGCTAAGAAAGTACCTATGCCCATGGACAGAAATTGTATTTAGGGGACCCCAAACATCACAATGAATAATCTCAAAGCATTCAGTCGTAACAGAGGAACTTTTTGTAAAGGGTAGCTTATGTTGTTTTGCAAAATGACAAGTATCACATACAGTATAAGTATCAGTATTAATCTTGACATAAGGAAACATTTCACATATGTGTTTTACAACATTGGGTCCAGGGTGACCTAGTCTATGATGCCACAAGTTAACATCAGTCTTTTTAAAcgagaaaaccaactttgaaaCATCTCTTTGGTCAGTTTTAGGAAAATCTTGCAGATAATAGAGTCCATTCCAAGGTTTAGCAGATCCAATTGTCTTCAATGAGTAGTTCTCCCTTATCTGACAATCCTTAGAGGAAAAGATTAGGTTGTAATTCAAGTCTTTGATAAGACTTGGcacataaatcaaattaaaacaaaaattaggtaTATAAAGGACATTGAAAATGGTAAAACTTTCATTGAATTTCACGGTTTCTGCATGATCAGCAGTGATTATAGTTTTATTGAGTAGTTTTATGGAAATaggtttaattttatagaaaacaataaaattggtCTTGTCATGTGTAACATGATCTGTTGCACCAGTCTCTATGATCCAGGAAGAATTACCTGGTTTATTCTCAGTTTCTCTCCTCTGAATTTGATTGATCTTATGAATTGATGGTTCTTCAGCCTTGTCTAACATCCTCAAAAGCCTTTGCATCTGTTCTGGTGTAAAGTGATTGGTATTACTATTGTTAATGGTCTGTTGTTGTGTCTTCAAAGTGCCTTCAGAATCAGTGTTGTTTTGGCAAACATTGATAGAATTCCAATCAttccttttatcttctttcttataCCAAGGTGGGTATCCATGCTTAGAATAGCACTCATCAATAGTGTGATTCATCCTGTTGCAATATGAACACTGTTTTCCAAAATTTGGGTTTCTTCCCCTTCCTCTGCCTTGGCCACGAATTCTAGTGCCACGTCCCTGATTTCTCCAGTTCTGATCGGGTTTCCATTGATTAGTTCTTTCTGCAACATTTGCTAGAATTCTAGTCTCAGCTGGACTTTGCTTTTCCTATCTTTCTTGTTGcataataagagagaaaacacGGTTAACGTTAGGCAAAGGATCCATTAAAAGAATTTGTGTCCTAACAGTATTGTAAGAATCATTCAAACCcttcaaaaaacaaataacatgtTCAACTTCTCTATACTTCAACGAAATCTTGGATAAGTCACAGTTGCATGGAGTTTCACATGTGCATGTGGGTATGGGCCTTAAAGATTCCAGTTCTTCCCACAAGATTTTTAAGTCAGTAAAGAACTGGCTGACTCCTCGTTCTCCTTGTTTAATTGAGTGTATGTCCTGTAGAAGGTCTGAGATTTTGAAATAATCTCCTTTGGAAAACCTCTTCTTAAGCTCGTCCCATAATTCTTTAGCCTCTTCCACGTAGATAACACTTTCAGCAATATGTGGAGACAAGGTTTTTGTTATCCATGACAGAATCATAACGTTGTTTCTTTCCCAAGCATCATAGGCAGCATCAGTTTTTTGGGGTTTCTTTATGGACCCGTCTATGAATTTAATCTTGTTTTTCGAAAGTAGTCCTCTCCTCATGGCCCTGCTCCAAGAAGAGTAGTTATTCTCGTTGAGAATTTGTGTGATTAGAGTCAAACCTGGGTTTTCTCCCGGGTGTAGGTAAAATGGGTTGGCTGGATTGATGGCTTGATCTTCTTGATCCATGGCAGCAAAAAGAACCCAAGAATACAGTCCAAGAAGACACCAAGAACGGCCCAAGAAAAAAAACAGCGACGACAACGGAAGCAGAGCAGGTACtagacctgctctgataccatattgcTTCGGACCCAACATTGTGCACTTATGGCCCAATACATGTTGGCCCGTGAACGTGATATATTGGAAAACAAAAGATAGTGTACGTGGAAGATTTGAAGTTCAGAgcagtgagaaaagaaaagacccGAAGCTTCCTCTGGCGATAGAGAGAGAAGCGAGTGACGGTGGTCGGCAGAGCTCCGACGCGGTGGCGGAAGACGTTGACgcagaagagaaaaatgaagatcGTAATGAGATCGGTAAGAAAagtttaatcttttattgtaATGATGTAAATTCGAAATGAACATCTGTATCTGATTTTCGTAATGGGGAAAGGGAAAGGAACTCCATATAAATAGAGTTCCAAAAAGAGGggaaacataaaactaaaaaaaaaaaacaaacaaacagaaAAACACTGTCCTAACACGATAGTGAAGAGAATCGAACGATTCTCAACAATAACAGTTCTTAAAATATTCTTCTTCTGCGTTTCTTgcttcttttcccttttcctcttcatcttaaaagaaaaaatggaaaattgaaCTTACCTTCCTTTAAATTACACACACTCCCTTTTATATTACAACATACACTCACTTATAcctcatttatatttttaataaaataaattaatgacaAATAAACTTATATTCGTAGATATTATTCAAATTTCTTTATGTTAACGGAGAATACTCATATTAATAAGATATTAGTATCATTATATCTAAATGtttaaatcaaatacaaaatgatgatgaatatttacatatttatctTACTCTTATcctcataatttaaaatttgtaaaaaacactttatttttgtttggtattctattttaatatttttgcaattatatttataatataattttgaaaaaaggtattttgtgtgattttcataaaatacataaacaaaatatttcataatttaatttaatatttttataatttagtgtaaagaagaaatataatttttataataatttgagaaCTGAAATCacatttaattgatttttttttaacttttatcaataaaaaatattaaaaaccaaAGTTAAAATTTACCAAATTTTCAAGGACTATCATACAGTTTAAACCTGTATTATTTTTTGATCATGTAACTCTGTTTTCTTTATCGATCAGCATGTCCAGATAAATAAGACAGAAGAAGGCAGatatttgaatatagaaaacaTGTATTATGAGCAAAATGAAGGGCTGTTGATGTGAATAGTATACGTGAGCAAccaaaaattgaagaaaataaaacaatggaTGGAGAGAACATGCATAATCAAACAAACTATGTGGAACAGCATCCACTCTTTTTAACAGCTGAGACATCTTCTTTGGTTCCAAGAACAATGGTTTCCCCTTTGGGCAAGGATGTTGCATGAGATTCATCCACTGTCTCAAGTGTTTTCCTACTCACAACATTGTATATCTGACTCAGCACTTCTACAAAAGCACTGTCCACATTCAAGGACTCAAGGGCAGAGGTTTCCATGAAGAatatcttctctttttctgcaAATTCTTTGGCTTCATCAGTTGACACTGCACGCAAATGTCGAAGATCTGCCTTGTTTCCCACCAGCATCACCACAACATATGCTTCTGTGTGATCCCGAAGCTCCTTCAACCATCTCTCAACGTTCTCAAACGTCACATGTCGAGTTACATCGTACACAACCAAAGCACCAACTGCTCCTCTGTAATATGCACTTGTAATAGCACGATATCTGTGGTAAGGTAAACAGAAAAAGGacttttagttttcatttaCCAGTCAGAAATCATAGTTGGTATGCATTTAGGATTTATCATAGGAACTGTAAGGTTCAGGAATGGTCATATATGATTCATGGAGTTTAGATTAGCAAGTAAAACGTGGTAGATTGGAAAAAGAACAAAGCATTGCAAGTTTATCAGTCTAAGACTTTTTAGTACAATGTGTTGACCAAGTGTCAATCGcagtattcttttggcagatgAAAATAAACCAAAGAATGTTGTTAAATCGCACTTCTTATAGCAGTAGTAAATTTAACTAATCTGCTAAGAATCACTTAATTATGCATTTGATTAAATTAGAACTTCGTGCTCCTAAAATAATAGAGGACTCTGCATTTAACTGGTCAATGACAGATGACTCTGCATCTCTTCATTTCAACAAAGATTTTATTTACAAAGATTAACAACACGTGGAAATCAAATCACTTGTCTCCTTTTCAATGAGAAAATATTGTCATTCTGGACTTTTGCAGAGAATTTTGCACGCATTCACACATCTGGCAATTTTAGAATTGTTGGATCAAGATCGGATGACTGATATTTCATCAAGATAAATCAGCATTGTAATACACATTAGGAATGTGAGTTGTTCACTCTCGATATGCTTCGTTATGTGAATACGTGCAGATTTGTCTCCACCAATGCCGGAGAAAAAggtgttatttttcaattgaaaagataaagaaacagACACGTGATCCCAATCCAAATCTATGCATGTTTCGTAGATAGAACAACAGATCCTGTCAGAAAAAGAAACCCTGACAAATTGAACAaactataactttttttcatgtCTTGAAAACCTTCCCTAACCAACCAGCAACCATATATTACAGAATACAGTCAAAACAGGCCTCAGTTCTTCGATCAGTGACCTGATCATCACGATCAAAACCAAGAACCCCACAAAGATCCCACTATTCAAATGCAAAACTAAGACAACCCATCAAGATTAAATTAAAGCAAGAACGACATGCATATCGAGAAAGCGCAAAAGGTGAGACCTTTCTTGGCCGGCGGTGTCCCAGATTTGAGCCTTGACGAGTTTGCTATCGACGGGGACGCTGCGGGTGGCGAATTCGACGCCGATGGTGGATTTGGTTTCCAAGCTGAACTCGTTTCGCGTGAATCGGGACAGGAGGTTGGACTTTCCAACGGCAGAATCACCGATAAGGACGAGCTTGAACAAGTAGTCATAGTCTTCGTCGGCACCCATTGAGTTTGGGTGAAGGAAAAGCAATGGATGGtgaaagaaaggaaattgaTTTCAGGGGGTAAACGGGTGAGTTTATTATATGTTGTAAATTGCTGAGCATTGTGGTTATAGCAGACACggatggagagagagagagagaggtgtATGTGTAGCGTGTACGAGGAAGGTAGGCTTTGGCTGTTGGAGGGAGAAGTATTCAAAATGACTCTTCTCCTACTTTCCTAcgtttttcttcaatattataataatagtaataataataataataataataaaatcgcCTTTCAATTTACTATGATATTGTTTGCAAAATtaccatatattttttatataagataattttatgACCTTCAGTCAATATTATGAGGATGGCATAACTACATCTTGTTGGAAAAAGAGCATTGTGGTTGAAGTGTATGCTTTGGAGAAAAACAAGACCTGGATTCTTACTTCTTTATCTCCAGGAACGACAGTCATTAGCTGCAAATCacttttattaaagtaaaatataaggaAGAGAGACTTGTAAATTTCTAAAAAGTTTACACAAATATTACTTTTGTTGTTAAAggttttactaaaattaaagaaatagccTGAGTGAAAATATCTAATTCATTAGTAGATTACTATTATAAGTATATGTCAATTTTTCTatgaatatattaataaaacatctttttcatatttaaagtCAGCGTGTGTtagtgttagttttttttttttttttttatgtataaaattagGCAAATTTGTTAGAAAAGTAACATgattatgtaaattttaaaaaacattatgaGAATAGATAAGTTATgcaatttttatatgaattcaAATGAAGAATTTATCTTTG
Proteins encoded:
- the LOC106754267 gene encoding ras-related protein RABA1f — translated: MGADEDYDYLFKLVLIGDSAVGKSNLLSRFTRNEFSLETKSTIGVEFATRSVPVDSKLVKAQIWDTAGQERYRAITSAYYRGAVGALVVYDVTRHVTFENVERWLKELRDHTEAYVVVMLVGNKADLRHLRAVSTDEAKEFAEKEKIFFMETSALESLNVDSAFVEVLSQIYNVVSRKTLETVDESHATSLPKGETIVLGTKEDVSAVKKSGCCST